From a region of the Babesia bovis T2Bo chromosome 1, whole genome shotgun sequence genome:
- a CDS encoding Major Facilitator Superfamily protein, producing MAVIMMAPTVEAESTKTKSFGIEIVDPKLMPVPCISPILRLAIYLYYILSAGCIYWGWNGLQEILYKAGAFADYCEIKDGIEATYKTLYGVQYIDCPERAGGINNLYTLAYSTHFICSFLGGWLLDRFGPRICFLVGQFFSILAWLSIFCFPKSPVVLRLSFVVVGLCCEACYIPMLSVSKYFPNGSSTVIAIMGSCRSLSFFVPTLLSWIYNVEGFKAEHLYIIGICYILISNVFCFVSGFFIMPTVIPVPPSEKINGKEASYELGHAVETNEGNKPNVLQSIKNGFNSPQLLEFLILGAAVCLFMPAIEFVNKSQGDLLVASGDGGDATSVFKYFNILTFVPGPFLGALMDRVGPAIVMHFLHLCALLYYTSTVFDVYAMKIVACCFYLLAGSLCISTAYCYVNTRFPSQYFGALVTLIFGCAGLVSLINIPLYNWGLSLNTLPKEQRFRPLSFLFMGYMGAASLLSATLIYLSVIRSKRGCGGHITV from the exons ATGGCTGTTATCATGATGGCCCCAACAGTCGAGGCTGAATCTACCAAAACAAAGAGTTTTGGCATAGAAATAGTAGACCCTAAGTTGATGCCAGTACCTTGCATCAGCCCTATATTACGGCttgcaatatatctatactatATTCTCTCTGCTGGATGTATCTACTGGGGATGGAATGGCCTCCAAGAGATACTATACAAGGCGGGCGCTTTTGCAGATTATTGTGAAATAAAGGATGGAATTGAAGCAACGTACAAAACTTTATATGGCGTTCAATATATAG ATTGCCCCGAAAGAGCAGGTGGCATCAACAACTTGTATACACTTGCGTATTCCACccattttatttgttcATTCCTTGGAGGATGGCTGTTGGATAGATTTGGCCCTCGCATATGCTTTTTAGTGGGTCAGTTCTTCTCTATTTTGGCGTGGTTAtctattttctgttttccTAAGAGTCCCGTGGTACTTCGCTTGtcatttgttgttgttggcTTATGTTGTGAGGCATGTTACATACCCATGCTTTCAGTCAGCAAATACTTTCCTAATGGCTCATCTACTGTTATAGCTATTATGGGCTCCTGCCGTTCGCTTTCATTTTTCGTGCCTACTCTTTTGtcatggatatataatgttgaaGGATTTAAAGCCGAACATCTTTACATAATcggtatatgttacatattgATATCCAATGTATTCTGCTTTGTTTCAGGATTCTTCATTATGCCCACTGTCATCCCTGTTCCACCATCGGAGAAGATAAATGGAAAAGAGGCTAGTTATGAGCTAGGACACGCTGTGGAGACTAATGAAGGTAACAAACCAAATGTGTTACAATCTATAAAGAATGGGTTTAACAGCCCACAATTGCTGGAGTTTCTAATTCTTGGCGCTGCTGTATGTCTTTTTATGCCCGCCATCGAATTTGTCAACAAATCACAAGGTGACCTTCTTGTGGCATCGGGTGATGGCGGCGATGCTACCAGTGTATTCAAGTACTTCAACATATTGACTTTTGTGCCCGGCCCATTTCTGGGTGCGCTTATGGACAGAGTTGGTCCTGCCATTGTTATGCACTTTTTGCATTTGTGTGCATTGTTGTACTATACATCTACTGTCTTTGATGTTTATGCAATGAAGATTGTGGCATGCTGCTTTTACCTTTTGGCGGGTTCGCTGTGCATTTCTACCGCCTATTGTTACGTAAACACAAGGTTCCCATCCCAGTACTTCGGTGCATTAGTTACGCTGATCTTTGGTTGTGCGGGATTGGTTTCTTTGATCAACATACCACTTTACAATTGGGGGTTAAGCTTAAATACTCTCCCTAAAGAACAGCGCTTCCGCCCATTGTCCTTTTTATTCATG GGATATATGGGAGCTGCCTCCTTACTGAGTGCTACACTCATATACCTCTCAGTAATTCGTTCTAAGAGAGGTTGTGGTGGACACATCACCGTCTAA
- a CDS encoding GINS complex family protein, whose amino-acid sequence MMDKQVEEIVANNRGRSRHIDFLKIPCKVICPLPGMAFLSPKALEEHRLNIRIDEVLPEDDLDLHLFYAKHLYTSGLCKISFPAYYNNVGALLAEPTATALGLLSPFYFQLGYELCNLLPENEWPIDNFHKILKEAECKRRLYLLRRNDTCDDTFLMGLTFEERKLQSVLMHGDSNALITSVTLNSISNFYGFEN is encoded by the exons ATGATGGACAAACAAGTTGAGGAGATTGTCGCAAACAATCGCGGAAGATCTCGGCACATTGATTTTCTG AAAATACCCTGCAAGGTTATATGCCCATTACCGGGAATGGCTTTCCTTTCTCCTAAAGCTTTGGAAGAACATAGGCTAAACATACGAATTGATGAA GTTTTACCGGAAGATGATTTAGACTTGCATCTTTTCTATGCAAAACATCTTTATACGAGTGGATTGTGTAAAATCAGCTTTCCAGCATACTATAATAACGTTGGGGCATTGCTTGCGGAACCAACTGCCACAGCTCTAGGGTTGCTGTCTCCCTTCTATTTTCAACTTGGATACGAACTCTGTAATTT GCTACCGGAGAACGAGTGGCCAATAGATAATTTCCATAAGATATTGAAGGAAGCTGAATGTAAAAGACGTCTTTATCTGCTACGACGCAACGACACGTGCGATGATACTTTCCTCATGGGACTGACATTCGAGGAACGCAAACTACAGAGCGTATTGATGCATGGCGATAGTAATGCGTTAATCACGAGTGTGACGTTGAACAGCATATCGAACTTTTATGGTTTTGAAAATTAG
- a CDS encoding Transcription elongation factor Elf1 like family protein, which translates to MGKRKTKKVQLSRTQLLQKRRGKPDKEFLCYYCQHEKSVAVKIDNQSGVGLLNCRTCGVKFSTRVTLLDEAIDVYAVWMDVCREGQLAEPSSKIRDTVNHKIPQDKGSSTVDPSKIVPIKLATYGSDISGTATGEDYVDTTIQSKSHNHDVITKFINDDVISPVFSRISGGTRRKRIIDAVDDTNYIPEFTAGGMAEDSLFEDD; encoded by the exons ATGGGTAAAAGGAAGACAAAAAAGGTTCAATTGAGTCGGACTCAATTGTTGCAGAAGCGTCGTGGTAAACCAGATAAAGAATTTTTGTGTTACTATTGCCAACATGAAAAATCAGTGGCTGTGAAAAT AGATAATCAATCAGGCGTTGGACTTTTAAATTGTAGAACATGTGGTGTAAAGTTTTCTACACGGGTTACACTATTAGATGAAGCAATCGATGTATACGCGGTGTGGATGGATGTGTGCCGGGAGGGTCAATTGGCTGAACCATCGTCTAAAATAAGGGATACGGTAAATCATAAAATTCCCCAAGATAAAGGAAGTTCAACGGTTGATCCATCTAAAATAGTACCAATTAAACTAGCTACGTATGGATCAGACATTTCTGGAACAGCTACAGGGGAAGATTATGTTGATACGACAATTCAATCTAAGTCTCATAATCACGATGTGATAACTAAGTTCATAAATGACGATGTTATATCCCCGGTGTTTTCGCGTATAAGCGGTGGAACTCGTCGGAAGCGTATAATTGACGCTGTTGATGATACAAACTATATACCTGAGTTCACTGCAGGTGGGATGGCTGAAGACAGCTTGTTCGAAGATGATTAA